In Hyphomicrobiales bacterium, a single window of DNA contains:
- the mnmE gene encoding tRNA uridine-5-carboxymethylaminomethyl(34) synthesis GTPase MnmE, with product MIRDATIFALSSGPGRAGVAVIRISGPEAGSVFTHFGTTSPPPRQAALRRLRDGEGATLDEALVLWLPGPGTATGEDMAEFHVHGAPSVVRAVLTSLGDIPGFGPAEPGAFTHRAFRNRRLDLLQVEGLSDVLQSETEAQRRLAMRQFLGEASSIYEGWRKGLLRAVALVEAAIDFSDEDDVALRAADEAAVVARDLAGSFRRAMDQADGAAQVRRGLRVVLAGAPNVGKSSLLNWLAGRDAAIVSPQAGTTRDVVEAPVVLGGLPVMIADTAGLREDSADAIEREGMRRTRAAVDDADILVWLETAGGTGEVRPSRTPEFRVCTKVDLVHCLDRHAVWPLSVKSGEGLEEFRRALETLIRERNHLGQDAVVVRERHRIALQSALDHLHHVEQARALGLEFMAEDMRKAAAALAGITGVANVEDVLGEIFSAFCIGK from the coding sequence ATGATCCGTGACGCCACCATTTTTGCCTTGTCCTCCGGTCCTGGTAGGGCCGGTGTGGCGGTGATCCGGATCAGTGGGCCGGAGGCCGGCTCAGTCTTCACGCATTTTGGGACAACCTCCCCGCCTCCTCGTCAGGCCGCGTTGCGCCGATTGCGGGATGGTGAGGGCGCCACGCTTGATGAGGCCCTTGTCCTGTGGCTGCCAGGTCCTGGAACTGCAACGGGCGAAGACATGGCAGAGTTTCACGTTCATGGCGCGCCCTCCGTGGTCCGCGCCGTCCTGACCTCCCTGGGAGATATTCCAGGATTTGGACCGGCCGAGCCGGGCGCCTTCACGCATCGTGCCTTCCGGAACCGCCGTCTTGACCTTTTGCAGGTCGAGGGGTTGTCAGATGTCCTTCAGTCCGAAACGGAGGCACAACGCCGGCTTGCAATGCGGCAGTTCCTGGGGGAGGCGAGTTCCATCTATGAGGGGTGGCGCAAAGGACTGCTGCGGGCTGTGGCGCTGGTGGAAGCCGCGATTGATTTTTCCGATGAGGATGACGTTGCGCTGCGCGCCGCAGATGAGGCGGCAGTGGTTGCGCGTGATTTGGCCGGGTCTTTCCGGCGAGCCATGGATCAGGCCGACGGCGCGGCGCAGGTCAGGCGCGGGCTTCGCGTGGTACTGGCTGGCGCACCAAACGTTGGGAAGTCTTCGCTGCTCAATTGGCTGGCCGGACGTGACGCTGCGATCGTGTCGCCACAGGCGGGAACCACGCGGGATGTGGTGGAAGCACCGGTCGTGCTGGGCGGACTGCCCGTGATGATTGCCGATACGGCGGGATTGCGCGAGGACAGCGCCGACGCGATTGAGCGCGAGGGCATGCGAAGGACACGTGCGGCGGTCGACGATGCCGATATTCTGGTATGGCTGGAGACAGCCGGTGGGACAGGCGAAGTCAGGCCGTCGCGGACTCCCGAATTTCGGGTCTGCACCAAGGTCGATCTCGTGCATTGTCTGGACCGCCACGCGGTATGGCCACTCTCGGTCAAGTCGGGAGAAGGGCTGGAGGAATTCCGGCGCGCGCTCGAAACTTTGATTCGTGAGCGAAACCATCTCGGGCAAGATGCGGTAGTTGTGCGCGAGCGCCACAGGATCGCACTGCAGTCGGCACTCGATCATCTTCACCATGTGGAGCAGGCGCGGGCACTGGGGCTTGAGTTCATGGCGGAAGACATGCGAAAGGCGGCCGCAGCACTCGCTGGCATTACGGGTGTGGCCAATGTCGAGGATGTGCTCGGTGAGATCTTCAGCGCCTTCTGTATTGGCAAATGA
- the rho gene encoding transcription termination factor Rho: MTILSELKEIKLSELKRKSAAELVSLAEELEVENASSLRKQELMFAILKNLAARSVEIIGEGVVEVLQDGFGFLRSAEANYLPGPDDIYVSPSQIRKFGVKTGDTVEGQIRSPKDGERYFALVKVNTINFEDPEKVRHKVHFDNLTPLYPDERLEMEIADPTRKDFSPRVIDIVAPLGKGQRGLIVAPPRTGKTVLLQNIAHSITTNHPECYLIVLLIDERPEEVTDMQRSVKGEVISSTFDEPATRHVQVAEMVIEKAKRLVEHGRDVVILLDSITRLGRAYNTVVPSSGKVLTGGVDANALQRPKRFFGAARNIEQGGSLTIIATALIDTGSRMDEVIFEEFKGTGNSEIILDRKVADKRVFPSIDILRSGTRKEELLVKADTLKKTYVLRRILNPMGTVDAIEFLLDKLRQTKGNSDFFDSMNA; the protein is encoded by the coding sequence ATGACCATTCTGAGTGAATTGAAGGAGATCAAGCTCTCCGAACTGAAGCGCAAGTCGGCTGCCGAACTGGTCAGTCTGGCGGAGGAGCTTGAGGTTGAGAATGCCAGTTCGCTGCGGAAGCAGGAACTCATGTTCGCCATCCTCAAGAACCTTGCGGCGCGCAGCGTGGAGATCATCGGCGAAGGCGTCGTCGAAGTTCTTCAGGACGGTTTCGGATTCCTGCGGTCGGCGGAGGCGAATTATCTTCCGGGACCGGACGACATTTACGTGAGCCCCAGCCAGATCCGGAAGTTTGGCGTCAAGACGGGTGACACCGTCGAGGGCCAGATTCGGAGCCCCAAAGACGGGGAACGCTACTTCGCCCTCGTCAAGGTCAACACCATCAATTTCGAAGACCCGGAGAAGGTGCGCCACAAGGTGCATTTCGACAACCTGACGCCGCTCTATCCGGATGAGCGTCTGGAAATGGAAATTGCCGATCCGACGCGGAAGGATTTCTCGCCGCGGGTGATCGATATCGTGGCGCCGCTCGGGAAGGGCCAGCGCGGCCTGATCGTGGCTCCTCCGCGCACCGGCAAGACGGTGCTGCTGCAGAACATTGCCCATTCCATCACCACCAATCATCCCGAGTGCTACCTGATCGTCCTGCTGATCGACGAGCGCCCCGAGGAAGTGACCGACATGCAGCGTTCGGTGAAGGGCGAAGTGATTTCTTCGACCTTCGACGAGCCCGCAACGCGCCACGTCCAGGTGGCCGAAATGGTGATCGAAAAGGCGAAGCGTCTCGTTGAGCACGGCCGTGACGTGGTCATCCTGCTCGATTCGATCACGCGCCTTGGTCGTGCATACAACACGGTTGTTCCCTCTTCCGGCAAGGTGCTGACGGGTGGTGTGGACGCCAATGCCTTGCAGCGCCCCAAGCGCTTCTTCGGTGCGGCCCGCAACATCGAACAGGGTGGATCGCTGACCATCATCGCCACGGCGCTCATCGACACTGGCAGCCGCATGGACGAGGTGATCTTCGAAGAATTCAAGGGCACGGGTAACTCGGAAATCATCCTTGACCGCAAGGTTGCCGACAAGCGCGTCTTCCCGTCGATTGACATCCTGCGCTCCGGAACGCGCAAGGAAGAGCTGCTGGTCAAGGCCGACACGCTCAAGAAGACGTATGTGCTCCGCCGCATTCTCAATCCCATGGGTACTGTCGATGCCATCGAGTTCCTGCTCGACAAGCTCCGCCAGACCAAGGGCAACAGCGACTTCTTCGATTCCATGAACGCCTGA
- the hemJ gene encoding protoporphyrinogen oxidase HemJ gives MMYEWLKVVHLLAVISWMAGLFYLPRLFVYHADKPLGGEADQTFLIMERRLLKAIMRPAAVVVALSGLGLLHVLSLSLSEPWLILKIVAVVMMFGFHGLLERHASEFRRSARVWTSRYFRIINEVPTLLLVVIVIAVVVRPFS, from the coding sequence GTGATGTATGAGTGGCTGAAGGTTGTCCATCTCCTCGCGGTCATATCCTGGATGGCGGGTTTATTCTATCTGCCGCGTCTGTTCGTCTATCACGCGGACAAGCCTTTGGGCGGAGAGGCCGACCAGACCTTCCTCATCATGGAACGCCGCCTGTTAAAGGCGATCATGCGGCCTGCGGCGGTCGTGGTGGCTCTGAGCGGTCTCGGATTGCTGCATGTACTCTCGCTGTCATTGTCGGAGCCATGGCTCATCCTGAAGATTGTGGCAGTTGTGATGATGTTCGGGTTTCACGGCCTGCTTGAGCGTCATGCCTCTGAATTCCGTCGGAGCGCGCGGGTGTGGACGTCGCGTTACTTCCGGATCATTAACGAGGTTCCGACGTTGCTCCTGGTGGTGATCGTGATTGCCGTGGTGGTGCGTCCGTTCAGTTGA
- a CDS encoding uroporphyrinogen decarboxylase yields the protein MVVAKALLDVLNGRTPERRPVWLMRQAGRYLPEYRAVRQEAGSFLDLCYRPDLAAEVTLQPLRRYDLDAAIVFADILLVPHALGTDLRFVENEGPVLSVVRDMAGVKALADAAGAWQFERVYETLNRLKSALPADVALIGFCGAPWTVASYMIEGRGSDRALARAAAVEAAPWFEALMQRLVAVSADYLVGQVQAGAEVLQIFDSWAGDLPTGLRERWVHAPIRDLIALVRKRCPAIPVIVFGRGISEGHGALARAVAANAVSVEQGTPLASVLASLPAGVAVQGNLAPETLQSGGAALVEEAQAICEEVPMNRHIFNLGHGILQHTPPDHVTQLLSVIRDHGAGR from the coding sequence TTGGTTGTGGCGAAAGCGCTTCTCGATGTTTTGAATGGACGCACTCCGGAACGGCGTCCCGTCTGGCTCATGCGCCAGGCCGGGCGGTATCTGCCGGAATACCGTGCGGTGCGTCAGGAGGCTGGCTCCTTTCTTGACCTGTGCTACCGTCCCGATCTGGCGGCTGAAGTCACGCTGCAGCCCTTGCGCCGGTACGACCTGGATGCTGCCATCGTGTTCGCGGATATCCTGTTGGTGCCACATGCGCTCGGAACGGATCTGCGGTTTGTCGAGAACGAAGGTCCGGTGTTGTCGGTGGTACGTGACATGGCCGGGGTGAAGGCCCTGGCGGATGCGGCTGGGGCCTGGCAGTTTGAGCGGGTCTACGAGACATTGAACCGGCTGAAGTCGGCTTTGCCGGCTGATGTGGCACTGATCGGTTTCTGCGGTGCGCCGTGGACCGTGGCGAGTTATATGATCGAGGGCCGTGGTTCGGACCGGGCTCTGGCGCGGGCGGCAGCGGTGGAAGCTGCGCCGTGGTTCGAAGCTTTGATGCAACGGCTTGTCGCGGTGTCCGCAGATTATCTGGTGGGTCAGGTTCAGGCCGGCGCGGAAGTCTTGCAGATCTTTGACAGCTGGGCCGGCGATTTGCCCACAGGTCTTCGTGAGCGGTGGGTGCATGCCCCGATCCGTGACCTGATTGCACTTGTCCGGAAGCGCTGTCCGGCGATTCCCGTGATCGTGTTTGGTCGGGGCATCAGCGAGGGTCATGGCGCCCTCGCGCGCGCAGTTGCTGCCAATGCAGTGAGTGTGGAGCAGGGGACGCCGCTGGCATCCGTATTGGCGTCCCTGCCGGCTGGCGTTGCCGTTCAAGGCAACCTCGCTCCGGAGACGTTGCAGTCGGGGGGCGCGGCGCTCGTCGAGGAGGCCCAGGCAATTTGTGAGGAGGTTCCGATGAACCGTCACATCTTCAATCTCGGTCATGGAATTCTGCAGCATACGCCACCGGACCACGTCACACAGTTGCTGTCAGTGATCCGTGATCACGGGGCGGGCCGGTGA
- a CDS encoding Maf family protein produces MIILASQSTARRTLLSRAGVTYSIVAPPVDEEQFKDRYIGQPQDLASALADAKAMATSRMKPADLIIAADQTLTCAGEHFNKPGDLQTARQQLLALRGKTHRLTSAVSCARGGAITWRTMDHADITFRTFTDEFLHAYLQDCGPDILSSVGAYHYEGHGIRLMEAVNGSDHTILGLPLLPLLTYLRSEGLIPQ; encoded by the coding sequence ATGATCATCCTTGCCTCGCAGAGCACAGCCCGGAGAACTCTGCTCAGCCGCGCCGGCGTGACCTACTCCATCGTTGCGCCCCCTGTCGACGAAGAGCAATTCAAGGATCGCTATATCGGGCAACCACAAGACCTCGCCTCGGCACTTGCCGACGCGAAAGCCATGGCAACGTCAAGAATGAAACCTGCGGACCTCATCATCGCCGCGGATCAGACACTGACGTGTGCGGGAGAGCATTTCAACAAGCCCGGAGATTTGCAGACGGCCCGTCAACAACTTCTGGCGCTCCGTGGAAAAACCCATCGTCTCACCTCGGCAGTGAGTTGTGCCAGGGGCGGCGCCATCACATGGCGGACCATGGATCATGCCGACATCACATTCCGTACGTTTACTGACGAATTTCTGCATGCCTACCTGCAGGACTGCGGACCTGATATCCTGTCATCGGTTGGAGCCTACCACTATGAAGGCCATGGCATCCGACTCATGGAGGCGGTGAACGGGAGCGACCACACGATATTGGGACTGCCGCTCTTGCCCCTGCTCACCTATTTGCGAAGTGAGGGATTGATTCCCCAATGA
- a CDS encoding shikimate dehydrogenase, with translation MIKSCVIGYPIKHSRSPMIHGYWLRQLGIEGEYDRREVRPEELAAFLRSLPAQGLSGCNVTLPHKEPACNHVDHLDDRGKRTGSINTVYVRNSETWATSTDGEGFVENIRWRLPGFSFAQKTVLILGAGGTSRALVDELLRCGVRHVLLLNRTPEKAEKIAAVFGGDVTPLSLDELDRALPEADLLVNATSAGIADRAKIVVPFQRLRSGAVVTDINYVPLITPFLQDAQAAGHDIVPGLGMLLHQAVRGFTLWFGQRPEVTEDLYTLIARDIDPGYRP, from the coding sequence ATGATCAAGTCCTGTGTCATCGGTTATCCCATCAAACACTCGCGCTCGCCCATGATTCATGGATATTGGCTTCGACAGCTTGGCATTGAAGGTGAGTATGACCGGCGTGAAGTACGTCCGGAAGAGCTTGCTGCGTTCCTCAGGAGTTTGCCGGCGCAAGGGCTCAGCGGATGCAACGTGACGCTCCCCCACAAGGAGCCCGCCTGCAACCATGTCGATCATCTCGATGACCGGGGCAAACGCACAGGGTCCATCAACACCGTGTATGTTCGCAACAGCGAGACCTGGGCCACGTCAACGGACGGCGAAGGCTTCGTGGAAAATATCCGCTGGCGGCTTCCCGGTTTTTCCTTCGCACAGAAGACGGTCCTCATTCTGGGGGCGGGCGGCACATCGCGGGCCCTTGTGGATGAACTGCTTCGCTGCGGTGTCCGGCACGTCCTACTCCTTAACAGGACACCGGAAAAAGCGGAGAAGATCGCTGCCGTGTTCGGTGGCGACGTGACACCTCTCTCCCTTGATGAACTCGACAGGGCACTACCCGAAGCAGACCTCCTGGTGAACGCGACATCCGCAGGCATCGCGGACCGCGCCAAGATCGTAGTGCCATTCCAGCGCCTCCGTTCGGGTGCGGTGGTGACCGACATCAACTACGTGCCGCTGATCACGCCCTTCCTACAAGACGCACAGGCCGCAGGTCATGACATTGTGCCGGGGCTTGGCATGCTGCTGCATCAGGCAGTGCGCGGTTTCACTCTCTGGTTCGGCCAGCGCCCGGAAGTGACGGAAGACCTTTACACTCTGATCGCCCGCGACATTGATCCGGGATACCGGCCATGA
- a CDS encoding dephospho-CoA kinase has product MIVIGLTGGIAMGKSEVARILQAKGVPVFDADKEVHRLYDSLEGGGLVNPVAPTAVIDGKVDRTQLSRLVLADPGLLKKLEAIVHAEIRKRRQHFLDTQRKEGHSLVALDIPLLFESGGEKDVDVTVVVSAQPAIQHERAMARPGMTEEKLAMILKRQMPDVEKRARAGHVIETNGTLDQLHGRVHEVLRQIRKEHAL; this is encoded by the coding sequence ATGATCGTGATCGGACTTACGGGTGGAATTGCCATGGGCAAGTCCGAGGTCGCGCGTATTCTGCAGGCCAAAGGTGTTCCGGTCTTTGACGCCGACAAGGAAGTTCATCGCCTCTATGACAGCCTTGAGGGCGGCGGCCTTGTGAATCCTGTTGCTCCCACCGCTGTCATTGATGGAAAAGTCGACAGGACACAGTTGTCCCGGTTAGTGCTGGCAGACCCAGGACTGCTGAAGAAGCTGGAAGCCATCGTCCACGCTGAAATTCGCAAGCGGCGCCAACATTTTCTCGACACGCAGAGGAAGGAAGGCCATAGCCTCGTGGCGTTGGACATTCCCCTTCTTTTTGAGTCAGGTGGGGAGAAGGATGTGGATGTGACGGTAGTTGTCTCGGCTCAGCCTGCGATCCAGCACGAACGCGCCATGGCCCGCCCCGGAATGACGGAAGAGAAACTGGCCATGATCCTGAAAAGGCAAATGCCGGACGTCGAAAAGCGCGCCCGCGCCGGCCATGTCATCGAAACCAATGGAACCCTGGACCAATTGCACGGCCGTGTGCATGAGGTTCTCCGCCAGATCCGCAAGGAACACGCCCTGTGA
- the dnaQ gene encoding DNA polymerase III subunit epsilon, translated as MSREIILDTETTGISPADGHRIVEIGAIELLNQVPTGRTFHVYLNPERDMPREAEAVHGLSSAFLRDKPLFKAIAGDFLEFVSDATLVIHNATFDMAFINAELSYLEKAPIDMGQVVDTLAIARRKHPMASNSLDALCKRYGVDNSKRTKHGALLDAELLADVYVELLGGRQTALNLMSSDTKTVGQIRVASQVTHMVQARAVPLPPRLTDEEREAHQTLVESLGPAALWSN; from the coding sequence GTGAGCCGTGAAATCATTCTCGACACTGAAACGACCGGGATTTCACCCGCTGACGGTCATCGCATTGTCGAGATCGGCGCAATCGAATTGCTGAACCAGGTGCCGACAGGGCGGACGTTCCACGTCTATCTCAATCCCGAGCGGGACATGCCGCGCGAAGCCGAAGCGGTCCACGGCCTGAGTTCCGCCTTCCTGCGCGACAAGCCCCTGTTCAAGGCAATCGCCGGGGATTTCCTCGAGTTCGTTTCGGATGCGACTCTTGTCATCCACAACGCCACGTTCGACATGGCCTTCATCAATGCCGAACTCTCCTACCTGGAGAAAGCACCGATCGACATGGGGCAGGTCGTTGACACGCTCGCGATCGCGCGCCGCAAGCACCCCATGGCGTCCAACAGCCTCGATGCCCTGTGCAAGCGCTATGGCGTCGATAACAGCAAGCGGACGAAGCACGGCGCGTTGCTGGACGCGGAACTCCTTGCAGATGTGTACGTCGAATTGCTTGGCGGCCGCCAGACTGCGCTGAACCTGATGTCATCGGACACAAAGACGGTCGGGCAAATCCGGGTTGCGAGCCAGGTAACGCATATGGTGCAGGCACGCGCCGTGCCCCTGCCGCCCCGCCTGACCGACGAGGAGCGCGAGGCCCATCAGACGCTTGTGGAATCATTGGGACCAGCTGCGCTCTGGTCGAACTGA
- the secB gene encoding protein-export chaperone SecB has protein sequence MAKTTKTAKPAAKAAPKASGNGSSARKAAPAPVESAPLSTPEPAPGSQPNFKILGQYLKDFSFENPNAPASLAPQQSQPDINISVNVNARNLGPNDYEVELHLNAKATGGGRVVFAAELLYAGIFRLENFPQKLLQAAVLIECPRMLFPFARQIIADATRNGGFPPLMLDPIDFASMYQQRMKQQPAAQA, from the coding sequence ATGGCCAAGACAACCAAAACAGCAAAGCCCGCAGCGAAAGCGGCTCCCAAGGCGAGCGGCAATGGTTCGTCGGCCAGGAAGGCGGCACCGGCCCCCGTGGAAAGCGCGCCACTGTCAACGCCGGAGCCTGCTCCCGGAAGCCAGCCGAATTTCAAGATCCTCGGGCAGTATCTCAAGGACTTCAGCTTCGAAAACCCCAACGCACCAGCCTCGCTGGCGCCCCAGCAATCGCAGCCGGACATCAATATCTCGGTCAACGTCAATGCCCGCAACCTCGGCCCCAACGATTATGAGGTGGAGCTGCATCTCAACGCAAAGGCCACCGGTGGCGGGCGTGTGGTCTTCGCGGCCGAACTCCTTTATGCGGGCATCTTCCGGCTGGAGAACTTTCCGCAGAAGCTGCTGCAGGCGGCGGTGCTGATCGAGTGTCCGCGCATGCTGTTTCCGTTCGCGCGCCAGATCATCGCCGACGCCACCCGCAATGGCGGCTTCCCGCCGCTCATGCTGGACCCCATTGATTTCGCCAGCATGTACCAGCAGCGCATGAAGCAACAGCCGGCCGCACAGGCCTGA
- a CDS encoding Tim44 domain-containing protein yields the protein MSSLFDPINLILLAVALIVLWRLKSVLGTRSGNERPSAEVTVLRPRKADVPAPAADEPALGVQDREPAKPVWHGVAEEGSDTAKALQAVADKSPGFTVADFVEGAKRAYELILTAYANGDKSALKTLLAGEVLQTFSSAIDRRIAEDARFIFQFVGVNRAHVVRAALDGRNASITIRFRSEMIQAVVAKDGQVQEGDDKAVREVEDIWTFERDVTNRDPNWKLVATDDDIG from the coding sequence ATGTCCTCGCTATTTGACCCCATCAACCTCATCCTGCTTGCCGTCGCACTGATCGTGCTGTGGCGCCTGAAGTCCGTGCTCGGCACGCGCTCGGGCAATGAACGGCCCTCCGCGGAGGTAACCGTGCTGAGGCCGCGCAAGGCGGATGTCCCTGCTCCCGCAGCAGACGAGCCGGCGCTGGGCGTTCAGGACAGGGAGCCGGCAAAGCCAGTCTGGCACGGCGTTGCCGAGGAAGGCTCGGACACGGCGAAGGCGCTGCAAGCCGTGGCTGACAAGTCACCGGGCTTTACGGTTGCGGATTTCGTCGAAGGCGCAAAGCGGGCCTACGAGTTGATCCTGACCGCCTATGCAAATGGTGACAAGTCCGCCCTCAAGACATTGCTGGCAGGCGAGGTCTTGCAGACATTCAGCAGCGCCATCGACCGCCGCATCGCCGAAGATGCCCGCTTCATCTTCCAGTTTGTTGGCGTCAACCGCGCCCATGTCGTGCGCGCCGCACTCGATGGGCGTAACGCTTCGATCACCATCCGTTTCCGCAGCGAAATGATTCAGGCCGTCGTTGCGAAGGACGGCCAGGTTCAGGAAGGCGATGACAAAGCCGTGCGCGAGGTGGAAGACATCTGGACCTTCGAGCGCGACGTGACAAACCGCGACCCCAACTGGAAGCTGGTTGCCACCGATGATGACATCGGTTGA
- a CDS encoding MltA domain-containing protein: MMTSVEETGPVSKRVRLDPVGMSGIPLVGDKELTLALAAFQRQAHEILDGGAGFARLVSFGGSRADWLSACRAALSAHDALTFFATNFKAFRVHDLESAAGLFTGYYEPEVEGSLTRTAVFPVPLHRKPDDLVAFTEEEQHQTGLRYGRRDGGRASPYIERRDIEMGALDGRGLEICWVKTWVEAFFLHIQGSGRVRLPGGEVLRLSYAAKSGLPYTGIGGVLAARGIIPREQMSMQSLKAWMTLHPTEARDLMWQNKSFVFFREISVADETLGAVGAARVHLTPGRSLAVDRSNWMFGTPVWLETSYPPEAQKAEPDIRRLMIAQDTGSAIRGFARGDLYWGWGEDAAVIAGHMKSPGRMTVLLPHAVAKTVGLP; this comes from the coding sequence ATGATGACATCGGTTGAAGAAACGGGGCCTGTTTCAAAAAGAGTTCGGCTCGACCCCGTCGGCATGTCCGGCATCCCGTTGGTGGGCGACAAGGAACTGACGCTCGCGCTTGCCGCCTTCCAGCGGCAGGCCCATGAGATTCTGGATGGGGGTGCTGGCTTTGCCCGCCTCGTTTCCTTCGGGGGCTCCCGGGCGGATTGGCTTTCTGCGTGCCGGGCGGCCCTGTCGGCGCACGATGCACTCACCTTCTTTGCAACGAACTTCAAGGCCTTCCGCGTTCACGATCTGGAAAGCGCCGCAGGATTGTTCACAGGCTATTACGAGCCTGAAGTGGAGGGAAGCCTCACGCGGACTGCGGTATTCCCCGTGCCGCTGCACCGGAAACCTGACGACCTCGTGGCCTTCACGGAAGAGGAACAGCATCAGACAGGTCTGCGGTATGGCCGGCGCGATGGGGGAAGGGCTTCGCCCTACATCGAACGCCGCGATATCGAGATGGGTGCGCTGGATGGACGGGGTCTGGAAATCTGCTGGGTGAAGACGTGGGTGGAAGCCTTCTTTCTCCACATCCAGGGATCGGGCCGTGTGCGGCTTCCGGGGGGTGAAGTTCTGCGATTGTCATATGCGGCGAAATCCGGCCTGCCCTACACCGGGATCGGCGGCGTGCTGGCAGCGCGAGGCATCATCCCGCGCGAACAGATGTCCATGCAGTCGCTGAAGGCATGGATGACTCTGCATCCCACCGAAGCGCGCGACTTGATGTGGCAGAACAAATCCTTCGTCTTCTTCCGCGAGATCTCCGTGGCCGACGAGACGCTTGGAGCGGTTGGGGCGGCCCGCGTCCATCTCACACCTGGCCGCTCGTTGGCGGTGGACCGGTCCAACTGGATGTTCGGAACACCGGTCTGGCTGGAGACGTCATATCCACCCGAGGCCCAGAAAGCGGAACCCGATATCAGGCGCCTGATGATTGCGCAGGATACGGGCTCCGCCATCCGCGGATTTGCCCGTGGTGATCTCTACTGGGGATGGGGCGAGGATGCGGCCGTGATCGCGGGCCACATGAAGAGCCCGGGGCGCATGACCGTCCTGCTGCCGCACGCCGTCGCGAAGACCGTTGGCCTCCCATGA
- a CDS encoding Smr/MutS family protein yields the protein MSKRPAHDPHDHALWDEVKRTITPLKVPRPGPAQHTPARSVAATQGPPERRETFHHAPSLAAAPPPLAAFDRRTAQRLSRGQLEPDARLDLHGHGVEVARMQLYHFVENQRRQGARLVLVITGKGASPFARHTLHGTGFFHSPEREGRLRREVPHWLHEHVFREHVTGFQPAHPRHGGGGAFYLRLRRVHEHG from the coding sequence ATGAGCAAGCGCCCCGCCCACGATCCGCATGATCATGCCCTGTGGGACGAGGTCAAACGTACCATCACGCCGCTCAAAGTGCCGCGGCCCGGCCCTGCACAGCACACGCCTGCGCGAAGCGTCGCGGCCACGCAAGGCCCTCCCGAGCGCCGGGAGACGTTTCATCATGCGCCGTCATTGGCCGCGGCACCTCCACCACTTGCGGCTTTTGACCGCCGCACGGCCCAGCGCCTGTCGCGGGGGCAACTGGAGCCTGATGCCCGTCTTGATCTTCATGGTCACGGCGTCGAAGTGGCGCGCATGCAACTCTATCACTTCGTGGAAAACCAGCGGCGCCAGGGCGCGCGGCTTGTGCTTGTCATCACGGGGAAGGGCGCGTCTCCCTTTGCGCGTCACACCTTGCATGGCACAGGCTTCTTTCATTCGCCCGAGAGAGAGGGGCGACTTCGCCGCGAGGTTCCGCACTGGCTGCATGAACACGTGTTTCGCGAACACGTCACCGGCTTTCAACCCGCGCATCCGCGCCATGGCGGCGGCGGCGCGTTTTACCTTCGTCTCCGTCGCGTGCACGAACATGGATAG
- a CDS encoding helix-turn-helix transcriptional regulator — translation MTPFGARLRELREAKGVSLADMAAELGISSAYLSALEHGKRGRPSWYLIQRIIAYFNVIWDDAEQLLGLARISHPRVTIDTSGLDPRATELANRLALSIEHLSQKQLDGMIAILEGAFLQAPK, via the coding sequence ATGACCCCCTTCGGCGCCCGTCTGCGGGAATTGCGGGAAGCCAAGGGCGTCTCGCTCGCCGACATGGCAGCGGAGCTCGGTATTTCCAGTGCCTATCTGTCGGCGCTGGAGCATGGCAAGCGTGGCCGTCCCTCCTGGTATCTGATTCAGCGTATCATCGCCTATTTCAATGTCATCTGGGATGATGCCGAACAGCTTCTGGGTCTGGCCCGAATTTCACATCCGCGGGTGACGATTGATACGTCCGGACTTGATCCCCGCGCTACCGAACTGGCCAACCGGTTGGCGCTCAGCATCGAGCACCTCAGCCAGAAACAGCTCGATGGTATGATCGCCATCCTCGAAGGCGCTTTCCTTCAAGCTCCAAAATAA